The sequence CATCCGGAACTCGCTGTCCTTGCCGTTTCCATGAAGGCTGATTTCTTCGACCAATGCTCCTTCGAGCGGTAGTTTCTTCGTGCACATATTCCCACCAGTCCGCGCGCGTCCCCCCGACTGGGCATCAGCTGGCTTTCTTGACGCTGATCTCGATGCCAGCCAGCGGAGGAATCGCGAGGCCACGCGCGACGCGTACCAGAATCCACTCCTCGATTACCTCGGCGAGCTGCTCGCGGCATGCCTCCAGCGTGGCCCCGTGGGCAAGCACGCCCTGTAGGTCGGGAACTTCGCTCACAAACGTTCCGTCCTCAAGCTTGTCGTATGTGGCGCGCCGGAGAGCCTCGTCGAGGTAGCCGCGGATCATCCGCTGATGATAGCGCAACGTGATCCGGACGGCCCGGGTCCATCTACTTCGCTGCAGTTACTTCCGCT is a genomic window of Pseudomonadota bacterium containing:
- a CDS encoding type II toxin-antitoxin system HicB family antitoxin, with product MIRGYLDEALRRATYDKLEDGTFVSEVPDLQGVLAHGATLEACREQLAEVIEEWILVRVARGLAIPPLAGIEISVKKAS